The following coding sequences lie in one Chanos chanos chromosome 4, fChaCha1.1, whole genome shotgun sequence genomic window:
- the gng2 gene encoding guanine nucleotide-binding protein G(I)/G(S)/G(O) subunit gamma-2 translates to MASNNTANIAQARKLVEQLKMEANIDRIKVSKAAADLMSYCEAHAKEDPLLSPVPASENPFREKKFFCAIL, encoded by the exons ATGGCCAGTAACAACACAGCCAACATCGCTCAGGCCCGTAAGCTGGTGGAGCAGCTCAAAATGGAGGCCAACATTGACAGGATAAAG gtGTCGAAAGCGGCAGCAGACCTCATGTCGTACTGTGAAGCCCATGCTAAGGAGGATCCTCTGCTCTCACCGGTTCCTGCCTCTGAAAACCCCTTTAGGGAGAAGAAGTTTTTCTGTGCTATTCTGTAG